From a single Osmerus eperlanus chromosome 8, fOsmEpe2.1, whole genome shotgun sequence genomic region:
- the ppp2r5cb gene encoding protein phosphatase 2, regulatory subunit B', gamma b isoform X3 yields the protein MLTCTRTAAGMVLDAPGSNGPFHPVALMHFRDVPPAEQEKLFIQKLRQCCVLFDFLSDPLSDLKWKEVKRAALSEMVEYITHNRNVITEPIYPEVVHMFAVNMFRTLPPSSNPTGAEFDPEEDEPTLEAAWPHLQLVYEFFLRFLESPDFQPNVAKKYIDQKFVMQLLDLFDSEDPRERDFLKTTLHRIYGKFLGLRAYIRKHINNIFYRFIYETEHHNGIAELLEILGSIINGFALPLKEEHKIFLLKVLLPLHKVKSLSVYHPQLAYCVVQFLEKDSTLTEPTVMALLKYWPKTHSPKEVMFLNELEEILDVIEPSEFVKVMEPLFRQLAKCVSSPHFQVAERALYYWNNEYIMSLISDNAARILPIMFPSLYRNSKSHWNKTIHGLIYNALKLFMEMNQKLFDDCTQQFRAEKNKEKAKWKEREDAWIKIEDLAKSNPQFLVFVEPSGLGSPVDMETDGPMLEDVNMLKKTVQEGATQIQRDQRKERPMVRRKSELPQDISTVSALETHRRAEEMLTPQDAV from the exons ATGTCCCCCCCGCCGAGCAGGAGAAGCTCTTCATCCAGAAGCTCAGACAGTGTTGTGTGCTCTTCGACTTCCTGTCCGACCCGCTGAGCGACCTGAAATGGAAGGAGGTGAAGCGGGCGGCGCTGAGCGAGATGGTGGAGTACATCACCCACAACAGGAACGTCATCACAGAGCCCATCTACCCTGAGGTGGTGCACATG TTTGCAGTGAACATGTTCAGGACGCTGCCGCCGTCCTCCAACCCCACGGGCGCCGAGTTCGACCCCGAGGAGGACGAGCCCACGCTGGAGGCTGCTTGGCCGcatctgcag ctcgtCTATGAGTTCTTCCTGCGGTTCCTCGAGTCGCCCGACTTCCAACCAAATGTAGCCAAGAAGTACATCGACCAGAAGTTTGTAATGCAG CTGCTGGACCTGTTTGACAGTGAAGACCCTCGGGAACGAGACTTCCTGAAGACCACCCTGCACCGCATCTACGGCAAGTTCTTAGGGCTGCGTGCCTACATCAGGAAACACATCAACAACATCTTCTACAG GTTCATTTATGAAACGGAACATCATAATGGAATAGCAGAACTATTGGAAATATTAGGAAG CATAATCAATGGGTTTGCCTTACCATTGAAAGAGGAGCACAAGATTTTCCTGTTGAAAGTTCTGTTGCCTTTACACAAAGTCAAGTCTCTCAGTGTGTATCACCCCCAG CTGGCATACTGTGTTGTGCAGTTTCTGGAGAAGGACAGCACTCTCACAGAGCCG ACAGTGATGGCTCTGCTGAAGTACTGGCCCAAGACCCACAGCCCCAAGGAGGTGATGTTCCTTAACGAGCTGGAGGAGATCCTGGACGTCATCGAACCCAGCGAGTTTGTCAAGGTCATGGAGCCCCTCTTCAGACAGCTGGCCAAGTGTGTCTCCAGCCCGCACTTCCAG GTGGCAGAGAGAGCTCTTTACTACTGGAACAATGAGTACATCATGAGCCTGATCAGTGACAACGCGGCCAGGATCCTGCCTATCATGTTCCCCTCGCTCTACCGCAACTCCAAGAGCCACTGGAACAA aacAATCCACGGGTTGATCTACAATGCTCTGAAGCTCTTCATGGAGATGAACCAGAAGCTGTTTGATGACTGCACTCAGCAGTTCAGGGCAGAAAAGAACAA agAGAAGGCCaagtggaaagagagggaagatgcGTGGATCAAGATAGAGGATCTGGCCAAGTCCAACCCTCAG TTCCTGGTGTTCGTGGAGCCATCAGGCCTGGGCAGCCCCGTGGACATGGAGACGGACGGCCCCATGCTGGAGGACGTCAACATGCTGAAGAAGACCGTCCAGGAGGGAGCCACGCAG atcCAGCGGGACCAGAGGAAAGAGCGTCCGATGGTGCGCAGGAAGTCCGAGCTGCCCCAGGACATCTCCACCGTCAGCGCCCTGGAGACGCACCGGAGGGCCGAAGAAATGCTCACCCCGCAGGACGCAGTctag